A stretch of the uncultured Desulfobacter sp. genome encodes the following:
- a CDS encoding AbrB/MazE/SpoVT family DNA-binding domain-containing protein, whose amino-acid sequence MPKVSAKRQITLPVSQCEALGIEPGDEVESFIAYGQLTIVKKKQGAARGLLKYVQGNPSMTDEESMESSLQ is encoded by the coding sequence ATGCCGAAGGTTAGTGCAAAAAGGCAAATCACTTTGCCCGTAAGTCAGTGTGAAGCTCTGGGAATTGAACCAGGGGATGAAGTGGAAAGCTTTATAGCTTATGGTCAGTTAACCATTGTAAAAAAGAAGCAGGGAGCTGCAAGAGGTCTTTTAAAGTACGTCCAGGGGAATCCTTCTATGACCGATGAAGAGTCTATGGAGAGTTCTCTGCAATGA
- a CDS encoding type II toxin-antitoxin system VapC family toxin, producing the protein MISIDTNVLLRYLLEDDAEQFRKAVKLISGQEKVLVTDVVLVETIWTLRGKKYQLKKPEIVTVLQSLFQEPNIRFEDGQAVWLALTDYRDAKPVKGKGADFPDALIVNKSKQIANKENKPFNGSFTFDLAAQTLPGAKAPK; encoded by the coding sequence ATGATTTCAATCGACACCAACGTTCTGTTACGATACCTGCTTGAAGATGATGCCGAACAGTTTAGAAAAGCAGTCAAGTTGATTTCAGGTCAGGAAAAGGTTTTAGTCACTGATGTCGTGCTGGTCGAGACGATTTGGACATTGCGTGGTAAAAAATACCAGTTAAAGAAACCTGAAATAGTGACAGTTCTTCAGTCGTTGTTTCAGGAACCGAATATAAGGTTTGAGGATGGTCAAGCCGTGTGGCTTGCGCTTACAGATTACAGAGATGCAAAACCGGTCAAGGGTAAAGGAGCTGATTTTCCGGATGCTTTGATCGTTAACAAATCTAAGCAGATAGCCAACAAAGAAAATAAACCTTTTAATGGCTCTTTCACTTTTGATCTTGCAGCGCAAACTTTACCTGGGGCCAAGGCTCCAAAATAA